In the Phaeobacter gallaeciensis genome, one interval contains:
- a CDS encoding cytochrome ubiquinol oxidase subunit I, with protein sequence MEIGLVELSRLQFAMTAMYHFLFVPLTLGLSILVAIMETVYVMTNRPIWRQMTKFWGTLFGINFVLGVATGITMEFQFGMNWSYYSHYVGDIFGAPLAIEGLMAFFMEATFVGLFFFGWDKLSKVQHMVVAWLVAIGSNFSALWILIANGWMQNPVGAEFNPDTMRMEMTSFFDVVFNEVAQAKFVHTVSAGYVTAAVFVLGVSALYLIQNRHKDLARRSIAVASSFGLAAALSVVVLGDESGYSASHTQKMKLAAIEAMWETEPAPASFTLFGLPDKEARETHYAVHIPWAMGLIGTRSLTKEIPGINDLVAEAEDRIRHGVIAYDALMTIRENRGNVPAEARFIFEQNSDNLGFAYLLKRYVDDPRDATEEQIAMAAEDTIPGVGPLFWAFRLMVALGFSFIGVMAFFFYRASFCNMRFPRWSLYAAVAIIPTPWIAAELGWFVAEFGRQPWTVDGVLPTALSASHLSVADLLITLAGFVIFYTILFVIEVSLMVKYIRKGPFQDVAETEAWQDQHEARLRGAGRDAAAPATPAE encoded by the coding sequence ATGGAGATCGGACTGGTCGAGCTGTCGCGCCTGCAGTTTGCGATGACGGCCATGTATCACTTTCTCTTCGTGCCGCTGACGCTGGGTCTGTCGATCCTCGTGGCGATCATGGAGACCGTCTATGTCATGACGAACCGCCCCATCTGGCGACAGATGACCAAGTTCTGGGGCACCCTGTTCGGCATCAACTTTGTCCTTGGCGTCGCCACCGGCATCACCATGGAATTCCAGTTCGGTATGAACTGGAGCTACTACAGCCACTACGTGGGTGACATTTTCGGTGCGCCGCTGGCGATTGAGGGGCTGATGGCCTTCTTCATGGAGGCGACCTTTGTCGGGTTGTTCTTCTTTGGCTGGGACAAGCTGTCGAAGGTACAGCACATGGTGGTGGCCTGGCTGGTCGCCATCGGGTCGAATTTTTCGGCGCTGTGGATCCTGATCGCCAATGGCTGGATGCAGAATCCGGTCGGCGCAGAGTTCAACCCCGACACCATGCGGATGGAGATGACCTCTTTCTTTGATGTGGTGTTCAACGAAGTGGCGCAGGCCAAATTCGTGCATACCGTCAGCGCGGGCTATGTCACCGCCGCAGTCTTTGTTCTGGGGGTTTCGGCGCTCTATCTGATCCAGAACCGGCACAAGGATCTGGCGCGGCGGTCGATCGCGGTGGCCTCGTCCTTTGGTCTGGCGGCGGCACTGTCGGTGGTCGTGCTGGGCGATGAATCCGGTTATTCCGCCAGTCACACCCAGAAAATGAAACTCGCCGCGATCGAGGCGATGTGGGAAACCGAACCGGCGCCTGCGTCCTTTACCCTGTTTGGTCTGCCGGACAAGGAAGCCCGCGAGACCCATTACGCGGTGCATATCCCATGGGCGATGGGGCTGATCGGAACCCGCAGCCTGACCAAGGAAATCCCCGGCATCAACGATCTGGTGGCTGAGGCCGAAGACCGTATCCGCCATGGTGTCATCGCCTATGACGCGCTGATGACCATCCGCGAAAACCGCGGCAATGTCCCGGCCGAGGCGCGGTTCATCTTTGAGCAGAACTCAGACAATCTGGGGTTTGCCTACCTGCTGAAACGCTATGTGGACGATCCGCGTGACGCCACCGAAGAGCAGATCGCCATGGCGGCCGAGGATACCATTCCGGGCGTCGGGCCGCTGTTCTGGGCCTTCCGCCTGATGGTCGCGCTGGGCTTCAGCTTTATCGGCGTGATGGCTTTCTTCTTCTACCGGGCGTCTTTCTGCAACATGCGCTTCCCGCGCTGGTCGCTTTATGCCGCTGTTGCCATCATTCCGACCCCGTGGATCGCGGCCGAGCTTGGCTGGTTCGTGGCCGAGTTCGGGCGCCAGCCCTGGACGGTGGATGGCGTGTTGCCGACGGCCCTGTCGGCCTCGCATCTGAGCGTTGCGGATCTGCTGATCACCCTCGCTGGTTTCGTCATCTTCTACACGATCCTCTTCGTGATCGAGGTCAGCTTGATGGTGAAATACATCCGCAAAGGCCCGTTTCAGGACGTTGCCGAGACCGAAGCCTGGCAGGACCAGCACGAAGCGCGCCTGCGCGGTGCGGGCCGTGATGCTGCCGCCCCTGCAACCCCTGCGGAGTAA
- a CDS encoding ABC transporter ATP-binding protein/permease — MRLQTASSIRGEGLGTLLSLAASLTWLVAAAVIAWSLAALLTDPAVLSPVLMATSFFALAALRAALSAMSDRCLAEAADARIDVLRQEIATVEAQSTQPSALGGPGALAALAGEKLEALRPYLMRYRPARMRSAVMPLVILGIAVWHSWAVALVLLLAGPLIPVFMALVGWAAKSASERQMVEIGQLSDLLVDRLAALSDLRLIGAGPQMVDGFARASEDLRERTMSVLRIAFLSSTVLELFSALGVAMVAIWVGFSLLGELSWGAWGTELSPAAGIYLLLLAPEFFQPLRDLAAAWHDRAAAEAVQDEIAGWRAEDRPVRVGQGGGVAALTPQPVLRLSGVVHRGIAYPELSIVPGETVALTGPSGCGKSTLLRLLAGLEQPDQGAVLLDGQPLDDSNAAAWRASLGWMPQAPHFLNRSLRYNIAFGAPLEPGLLDAAQLAQVLKALPKGDLSLLGERGAGLSGGEARRVTLARAMQGAPGLIIADEPTADLDAATAKAITDGLMRFAQTGGTLIIATHDPALAGRMDRQIALGKSEDLSCGI, encoded by the coding sequence GTGAGATTGCAGACTGCCTCTTCCATCCGGGGCGAGGGCCTTGGCACACTGCTGAGCCTTGCCGCATCGCTGACATGGCTGGTCGCTGCCGCGGTGATCGCTTGGTCGCTGGCGGCTTTGCTGACGGATCCTGCGGTGCTGTCACCCGTTCTCATGGCGACGAGTTTCTTCGCGCTGGCCGCGCTGCGGGCTGCGCTGTCCGCCATGTCGGATCGCTGCCTTGCCGAGGCTGCCGATGCGCGGATCGATGTCCTGCGGCAGGAGATCGCGACGGTTGAGGCGCAAAGCACACAGCCCTCTGCCCTTGGCGGGCCGGGCGCGCTGGCTGCGCTGGCCGGGGAGAAACTGGAGGCGCTGCGCCCCTATCTCATGCGCTATCGCCCGGCGCGGATGCGTTCGGCGGTGATGCCGCTGGTGATCCTCGGCATCGCAGTCTGGCACAGCTGGGCGGTGGCGCTGGTCCTGCTGCTGGCCGGGCCTTTGATCCCGGTCTTCATGGCGCTTGTCGGTTGGGCGGCCAAATCGGCCAGCGAACGGCAGATGGTGGAGATTGGTCAGCTCAGCGATCTGCTGGTGGACCGGCTTGCGGCACTGTCGGATCTGCGCCTGATCGGGGCCGGGCCGCAGATGGTCGATGGCTTCGCCCGCGCCTCGGAAGACCTGCGGGAGCGGACGATGTCGGTGCTGCGGATCGCCTTCCTGTCCTCCACGGTGCTGGAGCTGTTTTCGGCGCTGGGCGTGGCGATGGTTGCGATCTGGGTCGGCTTTTCACTGCTGGGGGAACTCAGCTGGGGCGCCTGGGGCACGGAACTGTCTCCGGCGGCGGGGATCTACCTTCTGCTGCTGGCGCCCGAATTTTTCCAGCCTCTGCGGGATCTTGCGGCCGCCTGGCATGATCGTGCCGCAGCCGAGGCGGTGCAGGATGAAATCGCCGGATGGCGCGCCGAAGACCGCCCGGTGCGAGTGGGGCAGGGCGGTGGTGTCGCTGCTTTGACCCCTCAGCCCGTTCTGCGGCTGTCGGGCGTGGTGCATCGCGGCATTGCCTATCCCGAACTTTCCATCGTCCCCGGAGAGACTGTCGCTCTCACCGGTCCAAGTGGCTGCGGCAAGTCCACCCTTTTGCGACTGCTGGCAGGGCTGGAGCAGCCGGATCAGGGCGCGGTCCTTCTGGATGGGCAACCGCTGGATGACAGCAACGCGGCGGCGTGGCGGGCGTCGCTCGGCTGGATGCCTCAGGCGCCGCATTTCCTCAATCGCAGCCTGCGCTACAACATCGCCTTTGGCGCGCCGCTGGAGCCCGGCCTTCTGGACGCCGCCCAGTTGGCGCAGGTGCTGAAGGCGCTGCCAAAGGGCGATCTGTCTTTACTTGGAGAGCGCGGTGCGGGTCTGTCGGGCGGAGAGGCGCGGCGGGTGACGCTGGCGCGCGCCATGCAGGGCGCACCGGGGCTGATCATCGCGGATGAACCAACCGCGGATCTGGACGCCGCAACCGCAAAGGCCATCACCGATGGGTTGATGCGCTTTGCGCAGACGGGCGGCACGCTGATCATAGCCACGCATGATCCGGCGCTTGCCGGGCGTATGGACCGGCAGATCGCACTTGGTAAGTCGGAGGATCTGTCATGCGGGATCTGA
- the cydB gene encoding cytochrome d ubiquinol oxidase subunit II, with the protein MILHELIDFDTLRIIWWALLGVLLIGFALTDGFDMGVGALLPFVAKTDVERRVVINTVGPVWEGNQVWFILGGGAIFAAWPPLYAVSFSGFYLAMFVVLAALIVRPVAFKYRSKRDSAAWRTRWDWALFAGGAVPALLFGVAVGNVLLGVPFFLTADLMPMYEGSFYGKFLGLLHPFAVLAGVVSFSMLLMHGAAWLTLKTEGVIAERARRIGTVAGMVAAGGYVLAGLWLAVGIDGFALVNDVVPNGPSNPLYSQVTREGSWLAAYVARPWIVVAPLMGFAGIAMAIRGLKAGHEVSTLLWSKMAITGIVASVGLTMFPFILPSTVDPNSSLTVWDASSSHQTLFIMLVVTAIFMPLILAYTAWVYKVLWGKVTEADVTENADTLY; encoded by the coding sequence ATGATCCTTCATGAACTGATCGATTTTGACACGCTGCGGATCATTTGGTGGGCGCTTCTGGGCGTGCTGCTGATCGGATTTGCCCTGACCGACGGGTTCGACATGGGCGTTGGCGCACTGTTGCCCTTTGTCGCCAAGACGGATGTGGAACGCCGCGTGGTGATCAACACCGTTGGGCCGGTCTGGGAAGGGAACCAGGTGTGGTTCATCCTCGGCGGCGGCGCGATCTTTGCCGCTTGGCCGCCGCTTTATGCGGTGTCCTTCTCTGGCTTTTATCTCGCGATGTTTGTGGTGCTCGCGGCCCTCATCGTGCGTCCGGTTGCGTTCAAGTATCGCTCCAAACGCGACAGTGCCGCATGGCGTACGCGCTGGGATTGGGCGCTGTTTGCCGGAGGTGCGGTTCCGGCGCTGCTGTTCGGCGTGGCGGTGGGCAATGTGCTGCTTGGCGTGCCCTTCTTCCTGACCGCAGACCTGATGCCAATGTACGAAGGCAGCTTCTACGGCAAGTTCCTGGGCCTCTTGCATCCCTTTGCGGTGCTGGCCGGTGTGGTGTCGTTTTCGATGCTGCTGATGCATGGCGCGGCCTGGCTGACGCTCAAGACCGAAGGCGTGATCGCTGAACGCGCCCGCCGCATCGGCACCGTGGCCGGAATGGTGGCTGCAGGGGGCTATGTGCTTGCCGGATTGTGGCTGGCGGTTGGCATCGACGGGTTTGCGCTGGTGAACGATGTGGTGCCGAACGGCCCGTCCAACCCGCTGTATTCGCAGGTAACCCGGGAAGGCAGCTGGCTTGCGGCCTATGTCGCGCGGCCCTGGATCGTGGTTGCGCCACTGATGGGCTTTGCCGGGATCGCCATGGCGATACGCGGGCTGAAGGCGGGGCACGAGGTCTCGACGCTTCTGTGGTCAAAGATGGCGATCACCGGGATTGTCGCGTCGGTCGGTCTGACCATGTTCCCGTTCATCCTGCCTTCGACCGTGGACCCGAACAGCTCGCTGACCGTCTGGGATGCCTCAAGCTCGCATCAGACCCTGTTCATCATGCTGGTGGTCACCGCGATTTTCATGCCGCTGATCCTGGCCTACACCGCGTGGGTCTACAAAGTCCTCTGGGGCAAGGTCACCGAGGCAGACGTCACCGAAAACGCCGACACGCTATACTGA
- a CDS encoding MBL fold metallo-hydrolase yields MQNPVVKTFWDQPTGSWQYVFHDPATMKGAIIDPVLDFDPLSGATSSANAQRLLDYVQAAGIDLVWILDTHPHADHFSAAQWLKARTGAPTAIGEKVVGVQKLWKEIYNLPDDFPTDGSQWDHLFTDGEAFNVGEVPVRVMFSPGHTLASVTYVAGDAAFVHDTLMMPDSGTSRADFPGGSSKALFDSIQDILALPDDTRVFVGHDYAPKGRAAQCVATVAEHKATNIHLKDAPGEAEYRSLRDARDATLPLPRLMLAALQVNIRGGRLPAPEGNGHSYLKLPLDQFEPR; encoded by the coding sequence ATGCAAAACCCTGTTGTGAAAACCTTCTGGGATCAGCCCACCGGAAGCTGGCAGTATGTGTTCCACGATCCGGCGACCATGAAGGGCGCCATTATCGACCCGGTGCTGGACTTCGATCCGCTGTCTGGTGCCACCAGCTCTGCCAATGCTCAGCGTCTGCTGGATTACGTGCAGGCGGCGGGTATCGATCTGGTTTGGATCCTCGACACGCATCCCCATGCCGACCACTTTTCCGCCGCGCAGTGGCTGAAGGCCCGGACCGGCGCGCCCACCGCGATCGGGGAAAAGGTCGTGGGGGTGCAGAAGCTGTGGAAGGAAATCTATAACCTGCCTGACGATTTCCCGACCGATGGCAGCCAGTGGGACCACCTGTTTACCGATGGAGAAGCCTTTAATGTCGGCGAGGTGCCGGTCCGGGTGATGTTCTCACCGGGGCACACGCTGGCCTCGGTCACCTATGTGGCAGGCGACGCGGCCTTTGTGCATGACACGCTGATGATGCCCGATAGCGGAACCTCCCGCGCGGATTTTCCCGGCGGCAGTTCAAAGGCGCTGTTCGACAGCATTCAGGATATCCTTGCGCTGCCCGATGACACCCGGGTCTTTGTCGGCCACGATTACGCCCCCAAAGGGCGCGCCGCGCAATGCGTTGCCACGGTGGCCGAACATAAGGCGACGAATATCCATCTGAAGGACGCCCCCGGCGAAGCGGAGTATCGCAGCCTGCGGGATGCGCGTGATGCCACATTGCCGCTGCCACGGCTGATGCTGGCGGCGCTGCAGGTCAACATTCGCGGCGGGCGCCTGCCCGCGCCCGAAGGGAATGGCCATTCCTACCTGAAACTGCCGCTGGATCAGTTCGAACCTCGCTAA
- a CDS encoding NAD(P)/FAD-dependent oxidoreductase: protein MTKSIKNPTRRQLFGLAASAGVAAALGAHASASTPVPTKARIVIIGAGAGGTALANRLVRRLEGAEITLLDPRVQHLYQPGLTLVAAGLKPADYVLSQTGDWLPDGVTLIPEKAAAIDPEAKTVATESGQSLAYDFLVVAPGLVLDHDAIEGFSLDMVGQNGIGALYAGPEYAARTWQAASKFTEEGGVGLFTRPETEMKCAGAPLKHTFLIDDIAKRAGNGGKIDVQYAAPQTSLFGVPIVAEKVRMLFGDRGITSHMQHQLQGIDADRRRARFSTPDGSVELDYDYIHVIPPQRAPEVVRQSGLSWADKWTDQGWVECDMASLRHLRYPEIWALGDVAGVPKGKTAASVKWQVPVVEDGLVAAITGTDPTQTYNGYTSCPMITQIGRAMLVEFDYNDNLVPSFPGIIAPLEELWISWLMKEVALKATYNAMLRGRA, encoded by the coding sequence ATGACGAAATCCATAAAGAACCCCACACGCCGCCAGCTCTTTGGCCTTGCGGCATCGGCGGGCGTGGCCGCGGCGCTTGGGGCGCATGCCAGCGCCAGCACGCCGGTGCCGACAAAGGCACGGATCGTCATCATCGGCGCGGGCGCTGGTGGCACGGCGCTCGCCAACCGGCTGGTGCGCCGCCTTGAGGGCGCCGAGATCACCCTTCTGGATCCGCGCGTGCAGCACCTTTACCAGCCCGGCCTGACACTGGTTGCCGCCGGTCTGAAGCCTGCGGATTACGTGCTTAGTCAGACCGGCGACTGGCTGCCGGACGGCGTGACCCTGATCCCGGAAAAAGCCGCCGCGATTGACCCGGAGGCCAAGACCGTCGCCACCGAGAGCGGTCAGTCGCTTGCCTATGACTTCCTGGTTGTGGCCCCGGGGCTGGTTCTGGATCACGACGCCATCGAAGGGTTTTCGCTCGATATGGTCGGGCAAAACGGCATTGGCGCGCTTTATGCCGGGCCGGAATACGCGGCACGCACCTGGCAGGCGGCCTCGAAGTTCACTGAGGAGGGCGGCGTTGGCCTGTTCACCCGCCCCGAGACCGAGATGAAATGCGCGGGCGCGCCGCTGAAGCATACTTTCCTGATCGACGATATCGCCAAGCGCGCGGGCAATGGCGGCAAGATCGACGTGCAATACGCCGCGCCGCAGACCTCTTTGTTCGGGGTGCCCATCGTCGCCGAAAAGGTGCGCATGTTGTTTGGGGACCGTGGCATCACCAGCCATATGCAGCACCAGTTGCAAGGCATCGACGCCGACCGGCGCCGGGCACGCTTTTCGACCCCGGATGGCTCGGTCGAACTGGACTACGACTATATCCATGTCATCCCGCCGCAACGCGCGCCTGAGGTGGTCCGCCAGTCCGGTCTGAGCTGGGCTGACAAATGGACCGATCAGGGCTGGGTCGAATGCGACATGGCGAGCCTGCGCCACCTGCGCTATCCCGAGATCTGGGCGCTGGGTGATGTGGCGGGCGTTCCCAAGGGCAAGACCGCCGCCAGCGTGAAATGGCAGGTGCCAGTGGTCGAGGATGGGCTTGTCGCGGCCATCACCGGCACTGACCCCACCCAGACCTACAATGGCTACACTTCCTGCCCGATGATCACCCAGATCGGCCGGGCCATGCTGGTGGAGTTTGATTACAACGACAATCTTGTGCCGTCCTTCCCCGGGATCATCGCCCCGCTTGAGGAGCTGTGGATCAGCTGGCTGATGAAGGAAGTGGCGTTGAAGGCCACCTATAACGCCATGCTGCGTGGCCGGGCCTGA
- the cydX gene encoding cytochrome bd-I oxidase subunit CydX — protein MWYFAWLLGLPLAALFAVLNAMWLELRTDACLAEEGECPVEEHKR, from the coding sequence ATGTGGTATTTTGCCTGGCTTCTTGGCCTGCCCCTCGCTGCTCTCTTTGCCGTCCTGAACGCCATGTGGCTGGAGCTGCGCACCGATGCCTGCCTCGCGGAAGAGGGGGAGTGCCCGGTGGAAGAGCATAAGCGCTGA
- a CDS encoding amino acid ABC transporter ATP-binding/permease protein: MRDLIHLLRVILRTERRSLLRGLLLSVMVLAMGVALLGLSGWFITAAAAAGMAGIGILFNVFAPSAMVRFLALGRTAARYGERVLTHDATLRALSALRVRLLTGLLHSPHRHLERMRANAFLNRVTADTDALDGALLRLMLPALAGWAVILLSTLLLWVLVHPALALTIGGGYLLLPTGVFLLGQKLATKPARRAEAAMQAGRSRLIDLIAGRDDLTVYGQIGVATDAVLSAFSRHGAARARLDRTERRAGAFLDLTAAAMTALALGMGMALVQQGSITAAEAAIAIFAALALGETVAPVRRALAEIGRMTQAARRILPSVETEIASSQASIPAPSGSLTFDAVALKRGQGGMIFAPLSLTVAPGETVVLQGPSGSGKSTALLLAAGALTPSAGTVRFGGLDPAQLPLETRTQSIALVPQRHALIAGSVAENLRLAAPNAPDAELWQALEATQLSHTLRQREGLDTRLGFRGAGLSGGEARRLVLARAILRRPRLLLLDEPTEGLDAATARVVMTGLRRACPDAAFLIAGHRSAETEGADRCVEVIRN; encoded by the coding sequence ATGCGGGATCTGATACACCTGCTCCGGGTCATCCTGCGCACTGAACGCCGCAGCCTGCTACGGGGGCTTTTGCTGTCTGTGATGGTGCTTGCCATGGGCGTGGCGCTCCTGGGCCTGTCTGGCTGGTTCATCACCGCAGCGGCGGCAGCGGGCATGGCTGGGATTGGCATCCTGTTCAACGTCTTTGCCCCCTCGGCTATGGTGCGCTTTCTGGCGCTGGGGCGGACCGCCGCCCGCTACGGAGAGCGGGTGCTGACCCATGATGCGACCCTTCGAGCGCTGTCGGCGCTGCGGGTTCGGTTGCTGACGGGGCTGCTGCACAGCCCGCACCGGCATCTGGAACGAATGCGCGCCAATGCTTTCCTCAACCGGGTGACGGCGGATACAGATGCGCTGGATGGGGCGCTGTTGCGGCTGATGCTGCCCGCGCTGGCTGGTTGGGCCGTGATCCTGCTCAGCACGCTGCTGCTGTGGGTGCTGGTGCACCCGGCGCTGGCACTGACCATCGGGGGCGGCTACTTGCTGCTGCCGACGGGGGTGTTCCTGCTGGGGCAGAAACTGGCGACAAAACCAGCGCGGCGGGCTGAGGCTGCGATGCAGGCAGGCCGCAGCCGGTTGATCGACCTGATCGCCGGGCGCGATGATCTGACCGTATATGGCCAGATCGGCGTCGCCACCGATGCGGTCCTTTCTGCCTTTTCGCGGCATGGTGCAGCACGCGCGCGGCTTGATAGGACCGAGCGGCGCGCCGGAGCGTTTCTGGATCTGACTGCTGCGGCAATGACGGCGCTGGCCCTCGGGATGGGCATGGCGCTGGTGCAGCAGGGCAGCATCACGGCGGCTGAGGCGGCGATCGCCATCTTCGCGGCGCTGGCCCTTGGCGAAACGGTAGCGCCGGTGCGGCGCGCGCTGGCCGAGATTGGCCGCATGACGCAGGCCGCGCGGCGTATCCTGCCCTCCGTCGAAACCGAGATTGCATCCAGTCAGGCATCAATCCCGGCTCCATCCGGCTCTCTCACCTTCGACGCTGTAGCGCTGAAAAGGGGGCAGGGCGGGATGATCTTTGCCCCGCTCAGCCTGACGGTCGCACCCGGCGAAACGGTTGTGCTGCAGGGCCCCAGCGGCAGCGGCAAAAGCACCGCCTTGCTGCTGGCGGCAGGCGCGCTGACACCTTCGGCTGGGACAGTGCGGTTCGGCGGCCTCGATCCGGCGCAGCTGCCGCTGGAAACACGCACGCAAAGCATCGCCCTGGTGCCGCAGCGCCATGCTTTGATCGCGGGCAGCGTGGCCGAGAACCTGCGGCTTGCTGCGCCGAACGCCCCGGACGCCGAGCTGTGGCAGGCGCTGGAGGCGACCCAGCTGTCGCATACCCTGCGGCAGCGCGAGGGGCTGGACACCCGGCTTGGCTTTCGCGGGGCGGGTCTGTCGGGCGGCGAGGCACGGCGGTTGGTTCTGGCCCGGGCGATTCTGCGCAGGCCGCGCCTTCTGCTGCTGGATGAGCCGACCGAAGGGCTGGACGCCGCAACCGCGCGCGTCGTGATGACCGGTCTGCGTCGCGCCTGTCCCGATGCGGCTTTTCTGATCGCGGGGCACCGCAGCGCAGAAACGGAAGGCGCTGACCGCTGTGTCGAGGTTATTCGCAATTAA
- a CDS encoding RrF2 family transcriptional regulator encodes MRLTTRTNLAARILMACATNGDRLLRTAEISELCNCSTNHAAHVVQRLHAEGFLTTLRGRTGGIRLARAADQISIGTMFRLFEADIPFAECFDAEHNSCPLTETCRLRSYLERALGAFYHELDMVTLEDLVRGNCGLAKLLAMHPAPPAQCGAELGQGG; translated from the coding sequence ATGAGACTGACAACCCGCACCAACCTGGCTGCGCGCATTCTGATGGCCTGTGCGACCAACGGGGACCGGCTGCTTCGAACCGCCGAGATCTCCGAACTGTGCAACTGTTCGACCAATCACGCCGCCCATGTGGTGCAGCGCCTGCATGCCGAGGGGTTCCTGACCACCCTACGCGGTCGCACCGGTGGCATTCGCCTGGCGCGCGCGGCCGACCAGATCTCCATCGGCACGATGTTCCGCCTGTTCGAGGCCGACATTCCCTTTGCAGAGTGTTTCGATGCCGAGCACAACAGCTGCCCGCTGACCGAGACCTGTCGCCTGCGCAGCTACCTGGAGCGCGCCCTGGGAGCGTTCTACCATGAACTCGACATGGTGACGCTGGAGGACCTGGTGCGCGGCAATTGCGGTCTTGCCAAGCTTCTGGCGATGCACCCAGCCCCGCCCGCACAATGCGGCGCGGAACTGGGCCAGGGCGGCTGA
- a CDS encoding DUF5368 domain-containing protein, whose protein sequence is MKDLTVGTLIAVFEEIFGRGLFWAMVGLAAVVTLGYVYVLIRDRKISWHKFLLAQLSMPVGAVLAVWFVLVMTHSELANIGGPVDLIVLLGVAAGGAVGAAILVYTMQSLLWPPAAERS, encoded by the coding sequence ATGAAAGACCTGACAGTTGGAACCCTGATTGCGGTGTTCGAAGAGATTTTTGGTCGCGGCCTGTTCTGGGCTATGGTCGGCTTGGCGGCCGTTGTGACGCTGGGATACGTTTACGTGTTGATCCGGGATCGCAAGATCAGCTGGCACAAATTCCTGCTGGCGCAGCTGTCGATGCCGGTGGGGGCGGTGCTTGCGGTGTGGTTCGTGCTGGTGATGACTCATTCCGAACTGGCCAATATCGGCGGGCCGGTCGATCTGATCGTGCTTCTGGGGGTTGCTGCGGGCGGGGCCGTTGGTGCGGCGATCCTCGTCTACACGATGCAGTCACTGCTCTGGCCCCCGGCGGCAGAGCGCAGCTAG
- a CDS encoding SLAC1 anion channel family protein, protein MTADPKTPETPADPAAAEPRLQHFPVPFFAAVMGLSGLTLALHAAGMQTISRTALVATVLVFAVLAAVYALKAMRYPQAILAEWRHPVKLAFFPAVSISLLLIATALQPVSHDSARLVWLIGALGQGILTLAVLSNWIGHRAFQTIHISPAWFIPAVGNVVAPVAGVQLGFPETSWVFFSAGLVFWIVLLVLVMNRLVFHDPLPGRMVPTLAILIAPPAVGFLAWLQLNGDVIDAFARILYGAALVFTALAATQVAKLRGLPFALSWWALSFPVAALTIATLRFGTLISSPLHTLAGNVGVGVLCLIVGGLVYRTVRAVLRGEICQPE, encoded by the coding sequence ATGACCGCTGATCCCAAGACACCCGAAACCCCAGCCGATCCTGCGGCTGCGGAGCCGAGGCTTCAGCACTTTCCGGTGCCCTTTTTCGCCGCCGTCATGGGGCTGTCGGGGCTGACGCTTGCGCTGCATGCGGCGGGGATGCAAACCATCAGCCGCACGGCACTGGTCGCGACGGTTCTGGTCTTTGCCGTGCTGGCAGCGGTCTACGCGCTGAAGGCTATGCGCTATCCGCAGGCGATACTGGCCGAATGGCGGCATCCGGTGAAACTGGCCTTCTTTCCTGCCGTGTCGATTTCCCTGTTGCTGATCGCCACCGCCCTGCAGCCGGTGTCGCATGACAGCGCGCGGCTGGTCTGGCTGATCGGCGCGCTGGGGCAGGGCATCCTGACGCTGGCGGTGCTGTCGAACTGGATCGGGCACCGGGCCTTTCAGACCATCCATATCTCGCCTGCCTGGTTCATCCCGGCAGTGGGCAACGTGGTCGCGCCGGTGGCGGGTGTGCAGCTGGGATTTCCGGAAACCTCCTGGGTGTTCTTCTCGGCGGGGCTGGTGTTCTGGATCGTGCTGCTGGTGCTGGTGATGAACCGGCTGGTGTTCCACGATCCGCTGCCCGGACGCATGGTGCCGACCCTGGCCATCCTTATCGCCCCGCCCGCGGTTGGCTTCCTTGCCTGGTTGCAACTGAATGGCGACGTGATCGATGCCTTCGCGCGGATCCTTTATGGCGCGGCGTTGGTCTTTACGGCGCTGGCCGCGACACAGGTGGCCAAGCTGCGCGGCCTGCCCTTTGCCCTGTCCTGGTGGGCGCTCAGCTTTCCGGTTGCGGCACTGACAATCGCGACGCTGCGCTTTGGAACCCTGATCTCCAGCCCGCTGCATACTCTGGCCGGAAACGTCGGTGTCGGCGTTCTGTGCCTCATCGTCGGTGGGCTGGTCTACCGCACGGTCCGCGCCGTTCTGCGTGGGGAAATCTGTCAACCTGAGTGA